One window of Sulfurospirillum sp. 1612 genomic DNA carries:
- a CDS encoding radical SAM protein: MEKIIFGPVTSRRFGQSLGIDLSPALKQCNFDCVYCELQGAKPVDAMREVVAVDDIISALKEALVKFPDVDVITLTANGEPTLYPHLDILIDKINALKANHKLLILTNGATIVEPRVRKMLAKLDIVKLSLDCVTPKCFKRIDRPYHDIKIEAIIEAMREFRREYKGLLIIEVLVVKGINDKEEEFENISRVLNEINPDRVDVGSIDRPPAYKVEGVDSARLRELAHKIENLNVSIAYRKDYTGEMRDFTQDEILNLLSKRPQSADDVLSTFSQKSQNILKNLVKDEVVKIETIAKTTFYRYKM, from the coding sequence ATGGAAAAGATTATATTTGGTCCGGTCACTTCAAGAAGATTCGGACAATCTTTAGGGATCGACCTCTCTCCCGCACTCAAACAGTGCAATTTTGACTGTGTCTATTGTGAATTACAAGGGGCCAAACCTGTTGATGCGATGCGTGAAGTTGTCGCGGTAGATGACATCATTAGCGCGCTCAAAGAGGCCCTTGTCAAATTTCCTGATGTGGATGTCATCACGCTCACGGCCAATGGCGAACCGACACTATATCCGCATCTTGATATTTTGATTGACAAAATCAATGCACTCAAAGCAAATCACAAACTGCTTATCCTCACTAATGGAGCTACGATTGTAGAACCGCGCGTACGTAAGATGTTAGCAAAGCTAGATATTGTAAAACTCTCTTTAGATTGTGTCACCCCAAAATGTTTCAAAAGGATAGATCGCCCTTATCATGATATTAAAATTGAAGCGATAATCGAGGCCATGCGAGAATTTCGACGAGAATACAAGGGATTGTTGATTATTGAAGTGCTGGTGGTTAAAGGGATTAATGACAAAGAAGAAGAGTTTGAAAATATTTCGCGCGTCCTCAATGAAATCAACCCCGATCGCGTGGATGTTGGTTCGATAGACAGACCTCCTGCTTATAAGGTGGAGGGTGTTGATAGTGCGCGTTTACGAGAATTGGCACATAAAATCGAAAATCTAAATGTGAGCATTGCGTATCGCAAAGATTATACAGGAGAGATGAGAGATTTTACGCAAGATGAAATTTTGAATTTACTCTCCAAAAGACCGCAGAGTGCCGATGATGTTCTCTCTACATTTAGTCAAAAAAGTCAGAATATATTAAAAAATCTTGTGAAAGATGAAGTCGTCAAAATCGAAACGATTGCAAAAACGACATTTTATCGATATAAGATGTGA
- a CDS encoding TRAP transporter permease, whose translation MKKQTDNETEYLKDIQKGNKEELETLSELDSSTIASEDHMTAEEKLISELEGQRVFKKGTSPYWLVTVVAFCWSLFQLYVVISPINSVYLRSFHLAFAVALAFTMYPIVKRANLRNTITWYDLLFAIVGVSVVLYKWYEYTALAMRSGAWTTSDVVAGVIVVLIVLEAARRVMGLPLPLIACIFLLYDYFGPYMPDLIAHKGASVSKLMGQMVLTTEGIYGVPLGVSASYVFLFVLFGSLLDRAGAGEYFIKLAYTLLGRYDGGPAKASVAASGLMGMISGSSIANTVTVGTFTIPLMKRLGFPPAKAAAVEVSASVNGQLMPPIMGAAAFIIAEFLGLNYTEVVFAAFLPAFVCYFSLFYIVHLEAKKQGIKGEDPSKLGRAWPIFIKGIHYIIPIFFLMYTLIILRHSAQSAAFNAILFMMLIMIVQKPIKAIIDKEKLTMGILIEGFSDIGHGMINGAKGMVPIAVATGVAGVIVGSVTLTGIGLILADVIDQLSHGYIILVLLFTAITSLILGMGLPTTANYIVMASLTAPVIMQLAASNGYVIPMLAAHMFVFYFGILADDTPPVGLAAYAAAGIAKADPIKAGLQGFFYDIRTGLLPFMFFFNNKLLMISSVDPTDPNDPSKWVWISNPLEIGAIFLAALAGMFAFTSATQGWFLTKVSTIERLMLISVIPFTMQPQLMIKHLDFPNEYVSYLAGIAIYAAVYMIQKAKLKKTPALA comes from the coding sequence TTGAAAAAGCAAACTGATAATGAAACCGAATATCTTAAAGATATTCAAAAAGGTAACAAAGAAGAATTAGAAACACTATCAGAGCTCGACAGCAGTACTATTGCATCAGAAGATCACATGACAGCAGAAGAGAAGTTGATCAGTGAACTCGAAGGGCAAAGAGTTTTCAAAAAAGGAACATCACCTTATTGGCTGGTCACAGTCGTCGCGTTTTGTTGGTCATTATTCCAACTTTATGTCGTTATCTCACCTATCAACAGTGTATATTTGAGATCATTTCACTTGGCATTTGCTGTGGCATTGGCATTTACAATGTACCCAATCGTCAAAAGAGCCAATCTTAGGAATACCATCACGTGGTATGATCTTTTATTTGCTATTGTTGGTGTGAGCGTTGTACTTTATAAATGGTATGAATATACTGCACTAGCGATGCGTTCAGGTGCATGGACGACCAGTGATGTTGTTGCCGGTGTCATTGTGGTATTGATTGTTTTAGAAGCAGCAAGACGGGTTATGGGCTTACCATTGCCTTTGATTGCTTGTATATTTTTACTTTATGATTATTTTGGTCCTTATATGCCAGATTTGATTGCACACAAGGGTGCTAGTGTTAGTAAATTGATGGGACAAATGGTACTTACCACAGAGGGAATCTATGGTGTACCACTGGGCGTTAGTGCGTCGTATGTCTTTTTATTCGTCTTATTTGGCTCGCTACTTGATCGCGCGGGTGCAGGTGAATATTTTATCAAACTTGCCTATACATTGCTGGGACGTTATGATGGTGGTCCGGCTAAAGCATCAGTTGCCGCATCAGGCTTAATGGGTATGATTTCAGGATCTTCTATCGCCAATACTGTTACCGTTGGAACCTTTACGATTCCACTCATGAAACGATTGGGATTTCCACCTGCAAAAGCTGCGGCAGTTGAGGTTTCCGCTTCGGTCAATGGTCAGTTGATGCCACCGATCATGGGGGCGGCTGCATTTATTATCGCTGAATTTTTAGGACTCAATTATACCGAGGTCGTTTTTGCTGCATTTTTACCAGCATTTGTCTGTTACTTTTCACTCTTTTATATCGTACACTTAGAAGCAAAAAAACAAGGAATCAAAGGTGAAGATCCATCAAAACTCGGACGTGCTTGGCCGATTTTCATCAAAGGGATTCATTATATCATTCCAATTTTCTTCTTGATGTACACATTGATTATCCTCAGACACTCAGCACAAAGTGCTGCTTTTAATGCCATCTTATTTATGATGCTTATCATGATAGTCCAAAAACCAATCAAAGCGATTATTGATAAAGAAAAGCTGACTATGGGAATTCTTATCGAAGGGTTCTCCGATATCGGTCATGGTATGATTAATGGTGCCAAAGGAATGGTGCCAATCGCTGTAGCTACAGGTGTGGCTGGTGTGATTGTTGGCTCTGTTACGCTCACGGGTATTGGACTCATTTTAGCCGATGTTATCGACCAACTCTCTCATGGTTATATTATTTTGGTATTGCTCTTTACTGCTATTACCTCATTGATACTCGGTATGGGACTTCCAACAACCGCAAACTATATCGTCATGGCTTCATTGACCGCCCCTGTTATCATGCAGCTGGCGGCTTCTAATGGCTATGTTATCCCAATGTTAGCGGCGCATATGTTTGTGTTCTATTTTGGTATTTTAGCCGATGATACGCCTCCTGTGGGTTTGGCGGCATACGCCGCAGCCGGTATCGCTAAGGCCGATCCAATCAAAGCGGGTCTTCAAGGATTTTTCTATGATATTAGGACAGGATTATTGCCTTTTATGTTCTTTTTCAACAACAAACTTTTGATGATTAGCTCGGTGGATCCAACCGATCCAAATGACCCTTCAAAATGGGTTTGGATTTCCAATCCACTGGAAATCGGGGCAATATTCTTAGCAGCACTTGCGGGAATGTTTGCCTTTACGTCAGCAACACAAGGATGGTTTCTCACCAAAGTGAGTACTATTGAGAGGTTGATGCTTATCTCTGTTATTCCATTTACAATGCAACCACAGCTGATGATAAAGCATCTAGATTTTCCAAATGAATATGTGAGTTATCTTGCCGGTATTGCTATTTATGCAGCCGTTTACATGATACAAAAAGCAAAACTCAAAAAAACTCCAGCGCTTGCTTAG
- a CDS encoding TAXI family TRAP transporter solute-binding subunit, producing the protein MNKKLATIALAGALSLPAFAAHFITIGTGGVTGTYYPTGGAICRMVNKQKAKTGIRCSVESTGGSVYNVNTIASGELDFGISQSDTAYQAYHGEGKFKGRAIKDLRSTIAIYPELLAFVVAKRSGIKTLQDIKGKRINIDVPGSGTRMTTEIVLKAFGIKKSELGKVDELSSSEGPTMLKDDHIDGYFAVFGHPTANIKDAANSVDIDIIPIQGKPVDALVKKYPYYAKGLISGTFYKGVTHDVPSIGVKAVLCTSSKISEKVVYTVVKTILDNFEAFKKLHPAYKTITKKSLLDGLSIPQHPGAIKAFKEAGLL; encoded by the coding sequence ATGAACAAAAAACTTGCTACTATTGCACTTGCGGGTGCACTAAGTCTTCCTGCATTTGCAGCACACTTCATCACTATAGGAACAGGTGGTGTTACGGGTACTTATTATCCAACAGGTGGAGCTATCTGTAGAATGGTTAATAAGCAAAAAGCAAAAACAGGTATCCGATGTTCTGTTGAATCAACAGGTGGGTCAGTATATAATGTTAATACTATAGCATCAGGTGAACTTGATTTTGGTATCTCTCAAAGTGATACTGCATATCAAGCTTATCATGGCGAAGGCAAATTTAAAGGTAGAGCTATCAAAGACTTGAGAAGTACTATAGCTATCTATCCTGAACTACTTGCTTTTGTTGTTGCTAAAAGATCTGGTATCAAAACATTACAAGATATTAAGGGCAAAAGAATCAATATCGACGTTCCAGGTTCTGGTACTAGAATGACTACAGAAATCGTTCTTAAAGCATTTGGCATCAAAAAATCTGAGCTTGGTAAAGTAGACGAACTTTCTTCTAGCGAAGGTCCTACCATGCTAAAAGACGACCATATCGATGGTTATTTTGCAGTTTTTGGTCATCCTACCGCAAATATCAAAGATGCAGCAAACTCTGTTGACATTGATATAATCCCAATTCAAGGTAAACCAGTTGATGCATTAGTAAAAAAATATCCATATTATGCTAAAGGCTTAATCTCTGGTACATTCTACAAAGGTGTCACTCATGATGTACCAAGTATTGGTGTTAAAGCAGTTCTTTGTACGAGTTCAAAAATCAGCGAAAAAGTCGTCTATACTGTTGTTAAAACAATTTTAGATAACTTTGAAGCTTTCAAAAAACTACACCCAGCATATAAAACAATTACTAAAAAAAGCTTACTTGATGGTTTGAGTATTCCACAACATCCAGGTGCTATCAAAGCATTTAAAGAAGCAGGTCTACTGTAA
- a CDS encoding M20 family metallopeptidase — protein MRDFDELKELIMINSYTKNKNGTDQNGALYKTKMFPLDFTCKVFEREAIGNHLLFQSSKRAGRKLLLIGHMDTVFPPGTFCDFKEDKDWVYGPGVCDMKGGNMVAIEALRNIYRHYGKIENIDLLLVSDEEGGSDDSRWVTSQIATDYDYCMVYESAGENLEVVVARKGNGFFYIDIKGKAAHAGNHYALGIDANLEASYKIQELIKLTNLEAGTTVNVGKIEGGIGANTISPFAKLTFEVRYTCAQERDRLLKGIDQIVNTSYIKGTKSILSGGILQDVMEENTAQINFLKSIETYTGETIPTEKRGGISDANTVASRGVAVLDGFGPFGDGDHTPHERALKSSFVQRINLSTKIFEGLLENKI, from the coding sequence ATGAGAGATTTTGATGAATTAAAAGAACTCATCATGATCAATTCATACACAAAGAATAAAAACGGAACCGATCAAAATGGAGCACTTTATAAAACGAAAATGTTCCCATTAGACTTCACTTGCAAAGTCTTTGAACGCGAAGCGATAGGAAATCATTTATTATTTCAATCTTCTAAAAGAGCTGGGCGAAAACTATTGCTGATAGGACATATGGATACGGTTTTTCCACCAGGAACATTTTGCGATTTTAAAGAGGATAAAGACTGGGTATATGGTCCCGGAGTTTGTGATATGAAGGGTGGGAATATGGTCGCAATAGAGGCGCTAAGAAATATTTATCGCCACTATGGAAAAATTGAAAATATTGATTTGTTGCTTGTTAGTGATGAAGAAGGAGGAAGTGATGACTCAAGATGGGTCACTTCGCAAATCGCCACCGATTATGATTATTGTATGGTTTATGAATCAGCAGGAGAAAACCTAGAAGTCGTGGTCGCCAGAAAAGGCAATGGATTCTTTTATATCGACATCAAAGGTAAAGCAGCGCATGCGGGAAATCATTATGCCCTGGGTATTGATGCCAATTTGGAAGCCTCCTATAAAATACAAGAACTCATAAAATTAACCAATTTAGAGGCAGGCACGACGGTCAATGTCGGCAAAATCGAGGGTGGCATCGGGGCCAATACCATATCTCCTTTTGCAAAATTGACTTTTGAAGTGAGATATACTTGTGCACAAGAGAGAGATAGACTCCTTAAAGGCATCGATCAAATCGTCAATACATCATATATCAAAGGCACAAAGTCCATCCTAAGTGGAGGAATCTTACAAGATGTTATGGAAGAAAATACTGCGCAAATAAATTTTTTAAAAAGTATAGAAACGTACACAGGAGAAACAATACCAACAGAAAAAAGAGGCGGTATCAGTGATGCCAATACCGTAGCATCTCGCGGTGTAGCGGTGCTCGATGGCTTTGGCCCCTTTGGAGATGGAGACCACACCCCACACGAACGCGCTCTAAAAAGTAGCTTTGTCCAACGCATCAATCTATCTACTAAAATTTTCGAAGGATTGCTGGAAAATAAGATATAA
- a CDS encoding YkvA family protein produces MEENKKIGFSEDYSENSFWEKIKNFAKMAGAEVIGKALELYYTMQNPNTPTWAKTVIIGALGYFISPIDAIPDVTPIVGFTDDLGVLTAAIATVAMYITDEAKEKAKNKLEEWFGK; encoded by the coding sequence ATGGAAGAAAATAAAAAGATAGGGTTTTCAGAGGATTACTCAGAAAACAGCTTTTGGGAAAAAATCAAAAACTTTGCCAAAATGGCAGGAGCTGAAGTGATTGGTAAAGCCTTGGAGCTTTATTATACAATGCAAAATCCCAATACTCCCACATGGGCAAAAACAGTCATCATCGGAGCGCTTGGATACTTTATATCACCCATCGATGCGATACCTGATGTCACCCCTATCGTGGGATTCACTGATGATTTAGGCGTCCTCACCGCCGCCATCGCAACAGTGGCCATGTACATCACAGATGAGGCCAAAGAGAAAGCAAAAAATAAATTAGAAGAATGGTTTGGAAAATAA
- a CDS encoding metallophosphoesterase family protein translates to MTNSPKFIIADTHFEHSNILTFEPSRAEKMRACGYEDFDAMIIDTWNATVKEEDHVLHLGDVSFKEGFKRTQNLKGQISLVVGNHDRSKHLRYYKELGWDVIDSMRLDIPEGEAILKELNNTFSQKALHHKLLACWVMDLNGKRVMFSHFPVFDNNPYDIKYYGITQILEKIFVRANCELNIHGHTHSHGAKEPFCKSACLERNDFKLLAL, encoded by the coding sequence ATGACAAACAGTCCCAAATTTATCATAGCAGATACGCACTTTGAACATAGCAATATTCTCACCTTTGAGCCCTCACGAGCCGAAAAAATGCGAGCATGTGGTTATGAAGATTTTGATGCGATGATTATTGATACTTGGAATGCGACGGTAAAAGAAGAAGATCATGTCTTACATCTGGGAGATGTCAGCTTCAAAGAAGGTTTTAAGAGAACCCAAAATCTCAAAGGTCAAATCAGTCTGGTCGTAGGCAATCATGATAGAAGCAAACATCTTCGGTACTATAAAGAGCTCGGCTGGGATGTGATTGATTCTATGAGATTGGATATTCCTGAGGGAGAGGCGATATTAAAAGAGCTCAACAATACTTTTTCTCAAAAAGCACTCCACCATAAACTCCTCGCATGTTGGGTCATGGATCTCAATGGAAAACGTGTGATGTTTTCGCACTTCCCGGTCTTTGACAATAATCCCTATGACATCAAATACTATGGTATCACACAAATATTAGAGAAGATTTTCGTGCGGGCAAATTGTGAGCTAAATATCCACGGACACACGCATTCGCATGGAGCCAAAGAGCCATTTTGCAAGAGTGCTTGTTTGGAGCGCAATGATTTTAAATTGCTAGCTTTATAA
- a CDS encoding cytidylate kinase family protein, protein MLHSKIIERYILLVIGLFLIALGISLITISDIGTSPISSASYVLSLIFKPSFGAFIFYFTILCTLLELLILRKDFKKKNLIQVSLAVIFGYFIDFSMGLLSSVNPTFYAEKVSFVVLGSFLIALGVYLEVSANVLINPGESIVKTLATKTGIKFGTTKLLFDSSLVLIAISFSLFYFGEIRGIREGTIISAILTGLMIKMIDRAIKYIKFEEKIKKAFLRPHKTRKFDAKNQYVITISHQLGSGGSYIGKQLSQKLAIPFVDRTLLKKVADFFNISEKDIEHRDERVTSFWEAFKNLQLLDDPTTEIRAGYLPTDRELFELESKFIAQIAAQSSAIFLGRGSYHILRHHKRCLKVFLYAPKEDRIQRISQMRHVSITEATKIVEKDDLDRNIYLETITGRAFPDINVYDLCINTSSVGLKNASIMIQKSLESKLDHEGEHKKTV, encoded by the coding sequence TTGTTACATTCCAAAATCATTGAACGTTATATTTTATTAGTCATCGGACTATTTTTAATCGCCTTGGGCATCAGTCTTATCACCATATCAGATATCGGAACGTCCCCTATCTCGAGTGCTTCTTATGTGTTAAGCTTGATATTTAAGCCCTCTTTTGGTGCTTTTATATTTTACTTTACTATTTTATGTACCCTGCTTGAATTGCTGATTCTTAGGAAAGATTTTAAAAAGAAAAATTTGATTCAAGTCAGTCTTGCTGTAATTTTTGGCTATTTTATTGATTTTAGTATGGGATTGTTGTCTTCTGTGAATCCAACCTTTTATGCTGAAAAAGTGAGTTTTGTCGTGCTGGGTTCTTTTTTGATTGCATTGGGCGTTTATTTGGAAGTGAGCGCTAATGTCTTGATTAATCCGGGAGAATCCATCGTCAAAACGCTCGCCACAAAAACCGGTATCAAATTTGGAACCACCAAGCTCCTTTTTGACTCCTCCCTCGTTCTCATCGCGATTTCATTCTCTTTATTTTATTTTGGTGAGATTCGAGGAATTCGTGAGGGTACTATCATCTCTGCAATACTCACCGGCCTCATGATAAAAATGATTGACCGTGCCATCAAATACATCAAGTTTGAAGAAAAAATCAAAAAAGCATTTCTGCGTCCCCATAAAACTCGTAAATTTGATGCCAAAAATCAATACGTCATCACCATCAGCCATCAACTTGGAAGTGGCGGTAGCTATATCGGGAAACAACTCTCTCAAAAACTTGCGATTCCTTTTGTAGATCGCACCTTATTAAAAAAAGTAGCAGATTTTTTCAATATTTCAGAAAAGGATATCGAACACCGAGACGAGAGGGTGACCTCTTTTTGGGAAGCATTTAAAAATTTACAACTGCTCGATGACCCAACTACTGAAATCCGTGCGGGATATCTCCCTACTGATCGAGAACTCTTTGAGCTTGAGTCTAAATTTATCGCACAAATTGCAGCGCAAAGTTCTGCTATCTTTTTAGGACGAGGTAGCTATCACATCTTGCGACACCACAAGCGCTGTTTGAAGGTCTTTTTGTATGCCCCAAAAGAAGATCGCATCCAGAGAATTTCCCAAATGCGTCATGTCTCCATAACAGAAGCTACCAAGATTGTCGAAAAAGATGATTTAGATAGAAATATCTATTTAGAGACGATTACCGGACGGGCATTTCCTGATATCAATGTCTATGATCTTTGCATCAATACATCCAGCGTTGGGCTAAAAAATGCCAGTATCATGATACAAAAAAGTTTGGAATCCAAGCTAGATCATGAAGGGGAACACAAAAAAACTGTATAA
- a CDS encoding MarR family winged helix-turn-helix transcriptional regulator, with the protein MKDLTKYISVSYRRTQMFYTEHLKETEISSGQFMYIVCICEHIGLTQDELSHRLIIDKSTVARVLSQLESSGFVTKKTNTHDRREFHLFPTEKALAIYPKIVQLKEEWHHKLVENLSDIERDILAKLLEKVMENAVNHCKG; encoded by the coding sequence ATGAAAGATTTAACCAAATATATCTCAGTCTCTTATCGCCGGACTCAAATGTTTTATACTGAGCATTTAAAGGAGACTGAAATCAGTAGTGGACAATTTATGTATATTGTTTGTATTTGTGAGCATATCGGACTCACCCAAGATGAACTCTCCCATCGTCTTATTATTGATAAAAGTACCGTAGCGAGAGTGTTATCTCAGCTTGAATCTAGTGGCTTTGTCACTAAAAAGACAAATACCCACGACCGACGTGAATTTCATCTTTTTCCGACGGAAAAAGCGCTGGCAATTTATCCCAAGATTGTACAATTAAAAGAAGAATGGCATCACAAATTAGTAGAAAATTTGAGTGATATAGAGCGCGATATTTTAGCCAAACTACTTGAAAAAGTGATGGAAAATGCGGTGAATCATTGCAAAGGATAG
- a CDS encoding phosphoribosylaminoimidazolesuccinocarboxamide synthase, with the protein MNLADKVLAVNNDLPIRTDLPVHSGKVRSVYWLRDEDSRRLIKEKSYDVPLDTPLAIMVISDRISAFDCIWRGEGGMNGVPGKGAALNAISNHWFKLFKERHLADSHILDIPHPFVWIVQKAKPVMIEAICRQYITGSMWRAYEKGAREFCGIKLPDGLKKDSKLPKLLQTPSTKGILKGIPGVPEADDVNITRQNIEENFDAFNFKSLEDITLYEKLLTEGFDVISEALAKIDQIFVDTKFEFGYVKDRQGHDKLIYMDEVGTPDSSRIWDAKAYAKGKVVENSKEGFRQLLLHHFPDPDILLNKSRMSERVALARDNVLPAEVLMEVSKTYIDIAEKITGEKIVLSDNPKAEVIEILKEQYQLID; encoded by the coding sequence ATGAATTTAGCTGATAAAGTATTGGCCGTCAATAACGACCTCCCAATACGCACGGATTTGCCCGTACACAGTGGTAAGGTACGCTCAGTTTATTGGTTGCGAGATGAGGACAGTCGTCGTCTCATCAAAGAAAAATCCTATGATGTGCCACTTGATACGCCACTTGCTATCATGGTGATTAGTGATCGCATCTCTGCTTTTGATTGTATTTGGAGAGGTGAGGGCGGTATGAATGGAGTGCCCGGTAAAGGGGCGGCTTTAAATGCTATCTCAAATCACTGGTTCAAGCTTTTTAAAGAGCGCCATCTCGCAGATAGTCATATCCTCGATATTCCCCATCCTTTTGTTTGGATTGTCCAAAAAGCAAAACCCGTGATGATTGAAGCGATTTGTCGTCAATATATTACTGGCTCGATGTGGCGGGCGTACGAAAAAGGAGCGCGCGAATTTTGTGGTATCAAACTACCTGATGGACTCAAAAAAGATTCCAAACTTCCAAAACTCTTGCAAACTCCTTCGACTAAAGGCATCTTAAAAGGGATTCCTGGTGTACCTGAGGCTGATGATGTCAATATCACACGTCAAAATATAGAAGAGAATTTTGATGCTTTTAATTTCAAATCACTTGAAGATATCACACTGTATGAAAAACTCTTGACGGAGGGTTTTGATGTGATTTCTGAAGCATTGGCCAAAATCGATCAAATTTTTGTCGATACCAAATTTGAGTTTGGTTATGTCAAAGACCGTCAAGGTCACGATAAGCTCATCTATATGGATGAAGTGGGAACGCCGGATTCTTCACGTATTTGGGATGCCAAAGCTTATGCCAAAGGCAAAGTCGTAGAAAATTCCAAAGAGGGATTTCGCCAACTGTTATTGCATCATTTTCCTGATCCTGATATTTTACTCAACAAATCACGCATGAGTGAGCGGGTTGCTTTGGCACGTGATAATGTATTGCCAGCAGAAGTGTTGATGGAGGTTTCAAAGACTTATATCGATATTGCGGAGAAGATTACGGGTGAGAAAATTGTACTTTCGGATAATCCAAAAGCTGAAGTGATTGAGATTTTAAAAGAGCAGTACCAATTGATCGATTAA
- the hcp gene encoding hydroxylamine reductase yields the protein MSMFCYQCEMSAPNGCGSTGATVGTCGKDENLSRLQDIMIFGLKGLSAYREHLNELAPLQTKNVDDVISETLYFTLTNVNFNFNDHIAQLMKVGSAGVEVMDKLSNAHTNKFGIPTPVRVAQNKVEGKAILVSGHNLEMFEALLKATEGTGINVYTHSEMLPAHGYPELRKYPHLKGNIGKAWFDQVQLMKTFKGTFVVNTNCIIPPKKNADYVDRVFTYKLVGIEGGTPIVDDDFSELIERTLACEDTNMDANTTLSTGHHYKTILTLAPQILEAINSGKIRQFFVIAGCDAPGKAGNYYRELAENLPKDCVIITSSCGKFRFNDIDFGEIEGTGIPRYLDLGQCNDSNGAVEIAKAISGALNTPINDLPISIVLSWMEQKAVIILLALFSLGIKDIYLGPKPPQFVNEDIFNFLAETFNLHTTGNAKEDLANLLIPKAS from the coding sequence ATGAGTATGTTTTGTTATCAATGCGAAATGAGTGCACCCAATGGATGTGGTAGCACTGGCGCAACTGTCGGTACTTGCGGAAAAGACGAAAATTTAAGCCGTCTGCAAGATATCATGATCTTTGGTCTAAAGGGATTAAGTGCGTATAGAGAGCATTTAAATGAGTTGGCACCACTACAAACAAAAAATGTCGATGATGTCATCAGTGAAACACTCTATTTCACACTTACTAATGTGAATTTTAATTTTAACGACCATATTGCACAACTGATGAAAGTGGGAAGTGCGGGAGTTGAAGTGATGGATAAATTATCGAATGCACACACGAATAAGTTTGGTATTCCAACACCTGTAAGAGTTGCCCAAAATAAGGTAGAAGGCAAAGCTATCTTAGTCAGCGGACATAACTTAGAGATGTTTGAAGCACTGTTGAAGGCCACAGAAGGCACAGGAATCAATGTCTATACCCACTCAGAAATGTTGCCAGCACACGGCTATCCTGAACTAAGGAAATATCCGCACCTAAAAGGGAATATCGGGAAAGCTTGGTTTGATCAAGTACAATTAATGAAAACATTCAAAGGCACCTTTGTCGTCAATACCAACTGTATCATTCCGCCAAAGAAAAATGCTGATTATGTCGATAGAGTTTTTACTTATAAACTCGTAGGTATCGAAGGGGGTACTCCGATTGTTGATGATGATTTTAGTGAATTAATCGAGCGTACGCTGGCGTGTGAAGATACCAATATGGATGCCAATACCACACTCAGCACCGGACATCACTATAAAACAATCTTAACACTAGCACCACAAATCTTAGAGGCCATCAATTCTGGAAAAATCCGTCAATTTTTTGTCATTGCAGGGTGTGATGCACCGGGTAAGGCGGGAAATTATTATAGAGAACTAGCAGAAAATCTACCTAAAGATTGTGTGATTATTACCTCTAGTTGTGGAAAATTTAGATTTAATGATATCGACTTTGGAGAGATTGAAGGCACAGGGATTCCACGCTATTTAGATTTGGGTCAATGTAATGATTCCAATGGTGCGGTTGAGATTGCCAAAGCGATTAGTGGCGCACTAAATACACCTATCAATGACTTGCCAATCTCTATCGTACTCTCATGGATGGAACAAAAAGCTGTCATTATTTTGTTAGCATTGTTTAGTTTGGGGATTAAAGATATCTATTTAGGACCAAAACCACCACAATTTGTGAATGAAGATATCTTCAACTTTTTGGCTGAGACCTTTAATCTGCATACTACCGGTAATGCAAAAGAGGATCTTGCCAATCTTCTGATTCCAAAAGCTTCATAA